Proteins found in one Bremerella volcania genomic segment:
- a CDS encoding peptidylprolyl isomerase: MLSSVLLSPSEAWAQFGWLNPWKEDAAAAQQTPSDPFSQRRAASEPQYRTAARTVPGAGSYPANTPSTGGATAVISDMPTSYPPQNGYHYPRTQETVPTYPTTNYPSTGQPGYQSVPPQSNFNSQMAPRVANLPQQPAAKREDDLFKPARIVAIVNGAPILAGDVLGPVNQMIEERLAALPPEKRDSVSPEEIEQFKEQALKQMLPGLIDIKVVYLDFMRAVPADRMEEMQEMLGKNYEEYQLETDMKNAEVNTPAELDIKLREMGGSLEKKRRQFVEKLVAQQQIQRKVKKDEEVTHQQMLDYYNEHAKDYEKLAKVKWEQLMVKFSEFPNRQAAWEAMANMGNQVLRGAPLNAVAKRESQGIKASSGGQYDWTRQGSLKNETVDRAIFSLPIGELSPIIESAEGFHIVRVLEREDAGMVPFTKAQVEIREKIQNERRQEQMQAYIKEVKSKAQVWTIFDEAK, encoded by the coding sequence ATGCTTAGCTCCGTCCTGCTTTCTCCGAGCGAAGCTTGGGCTCAGTTCGGCTGGCTCAATCCTTGGAAAGAAGACGCTGCGGCGGCACAGCAAACCCCTTCCGATCCATTCTCCCAGCGTCGGGCGGCGAGCGAACCTCAATACCGAACGGCTGCGCGAACTGTCCCTGGCGCCGGAAGCTATCCAGCGAACACGCCTTCAACGGGTGGTGCCACGGCGGTCATCTCCGACATGCCGACGAGTTATCCGCCGCAAAACGGTTATCATTATCCGCGAACGCAGGAGACCGTTCCGACCTATCCCACCACAAATTACCCATCGACCGGTCAGCCCGGTTATCAGTCGGTTCCGCCGCAAAGTAACTTCAATTCGCAGATGGCTCCGCGTGTTGCCAACTTGCCGCAACAACCGGCCGCTAAGCGAGAGGACGACCTTTTCAAGCCCGCTCGGATTGTGGCGATCGTCAACGGAGCACCGATTCTCGCTGGCGATGTTTTAGGCCCGGTGAATCAGATGATCGAAGAGCGTCTGGCAGCGCTGCCGCCTGAGAAACGCGACAGCGTTTCGCCTGAGGAGATCGAACAATTCAAAGAACAGGCCTTGAAGCAGATGCTTCCTGGTTTGATCGACATCAAGGTGGTATACCTCGACTTCATGCGTGCCGTTCCTGCCGATCGCATGGAAGAAATGCAGGAGATGCTTGGTAAGAACTACGAAGAGTATCAACTCGAAACCGACATGAAGAACGCCGAGGTGAACACGCCTGCCGAGCTCGATATAAAGCTTCGTGAAATGGGTGGTTCGCTGGAAAAGAAACGGCGCCAGTTCGTCGAGAAGTTGGTCGCTCAGCAGCAAATTCAGCGGAAGGTGAAGAAGGACGAAGAAGTCACCCATCAACAAATGCTCGACTACTACAACGAGCACGCGAAAGACTACGAGAAGTTGGCCAAAGTCAAATGGGAACAGCTGATGGTGAAGTTCTCGGAATTCCCCAATCGCCAGGCGGCCTGGGAAGCGATGGCCAACATGGGTAACCAGGTGCTGCGTGGGGCTCCCCTCAACGCGGTTGCCAAACGTGAATCTCAGGGGATCAAAGCTTCCAGCGGTGGTCAGTACGACTGGACCCGCCAGGGGAGCTTGAAGAACGAAACGGTCGACCGGGCTATCTTCAGCCTGCCGATTGGCGAACTAAGCCCCATCATCGAGTCGGCCGAAGGATTCCACATCGTGCGTGTTCTCGAGCGGGAAGACGCAGGCATGGTGCCCTTCACCAAAGCTCAGGTCGAGATCCGTGAGAAGATCCAGAACGAGCGCCGCCAAGAACAGATGCAGGCTTACATCAAGGAAGTAAAGTCCAAAGCTCAAGTCTGGACGATCTTCGACGAGGCCAAGTAG
- the mfd gene encoding transcription-repair coupling factor, whose product MSIATSQQAATMLKSLPQCFEQNESFQKVVQALKQGKDATLEGVWGSACALVAAAFYGEISPHIVVVAPHLTEIDKLAEALPLFSNADVASFPAWESSPDERRLHDEIYAARLRILKQLVYGTCPSILVTSIESLIQPVPGKENIVANSRRLEVGQQLIPEELAKWLLAHKYHSTTAVELPGEFSLRGGILDIFAPDWQLPVRVELFGDEIESLREIDVQTQRSVDSLQQIDITALRHSRDYQGSFVDYLPEDSVFLLIEPDQMKQTANDYLKRVDDVRDAFEFAETIVRLNDFRKVSAAGIASGSFNVTANLNFESVEQFSGDVERVRGELDVVSQNLDVVIVSQTEAEVERLHEILDTTQVAKSGRLHYVLGELHQGFRFRDGQLVLVSGNEIFHRGALHRTKTRRLGKVIDSFLDLKKGDLVVHLGHGIGRYRGLRLIEKQGHAEEHLVLEFHGETKIFVPASKIDLVQKYVGGSKTRPPLARIGGVVWKKQKENVEKAVKDLAADLLQVQAERKSRPGIAFAEDTRWQYEFDASFPYTETDDQVLAIAAIKQDMIQPRPMDRLLCGDVGFGKTEVAMRAAFKAVDNGYQVAVLVPTTILAEQHYKSFRERMAEFPFTIARLSRFGTAKEQREVVEGLKGGTVDVVIGTHRLASKDIEFQNLGVVIIDEEQRFGVEVKERLKQLRTTVDVLTMTATPIPRTLHMSLVGVRDISNLETAPKDRIAVETKVSRWNDELIRHAVLRELNRGGQVYFVHNRVQDIQLVAAKLQRIVPEAKIGIGHGQMAEGALEQVMVDFIDGKFDLLLATTIIESGLDIPNANTIFVDEADRYGLADLHQLRGRVGRSHHRGYCYLLLEPGKHLTPIASKRLHAIEEFSHMGAGFAISMRDLEIRGAGNILGTQQSGHIATVGYELYCQLLESAVRKLQKMPPKLTIDVDIDLPVEAYLPDDYVGDMRQKIDLYRRMTRIASDEDLKQIEDEMRDRFGPTPEEVEELLRLVALKLDAAFWQVSAIYVEEEVDQTFLVFVYTNASRIQQLAKLRGKKVRVVDETRAYIPLPDASMNGSELLDFARMMLRAS is encoded by the coding sequence ATGAGCATTGCGACATCCCAGCAAGCGGCGACGATGCTCAAGAGTCTGCCGCAATGTTTCGAGCAGAATGAATCGTTCCAGAAGGTGGTCCAAGCCCTGAAGCAAGGGAAGGACGCAACTTTGGAAGGAGTCTGGGGCTCAGCCTGCGCGCTGGTGGCCGCAGCTTTCTACGGCGAGATTTCGCCGCACATCGTTGTCGTTGCTCCGCATCTGACCGAAATCGACAAGCTGGCCGAAGCGTTGCCGCTGTTTTCCAATGCGGACGTCGCGTCTTTTCCGGCCTGGGAGTCGTCGCCGGACGAACGCCGACTACACGACGAGATCTACGCGGCGCGGTTGAGAATCTTGAAGCAGTTGGTATACGGCACGTGCCCTTCCATCTTGGTTACTTCCATCGAGAGCTTGATTCAGCCCGTTCCTGGAAAAGAGAACATCGTTGCCAATAGCCGCCGCCTGGAAGTCGGTCAGCAGTTGATCCCCGAAGAATTAGCTAAGTGGCTGCTCGCTCATAAATATCACTCGACGACGGCCGTCGAACTGCCAGGCGAATTCTCGCTGCGTGGGGGCATTCTCGATATCTTTGCCCCTGATTGGCAACTGCCGGTGCGGGTCGAGCTGTTCGGAGACGAAATCGAATCGCTGCGCGAGATCGACGTTCAAACCCAACGCAGCGTTGATTCACTCCAGCAGATCGATATCACGGCCCTGCGGCACTCAAGAGATTACCAAGGCAGTTTCGTCGACTACCTACCGGAAGACTCAGTGTTTCTTCTGATCGAGCCTGATCAGATGAAACAGACGGCCAACGACTATCTCAAGCGTGTGGATGACGTACGCGATGCGTTTGAATTCGCGGAAACCATCGTCAGGCTCAACGATTTCCGTAAGGTCTCAGCTGCCGGGATCGCGAGTGGATCGTTCAACGTGACCGCAAACTTGAACTTTGAATCGGTCGAGCAGTTCAGCGGCGATGTCGAGCGAGTTCGCGGTGAATTAGACGTGGTCAGCCAGAATCTGGATGTCGTGATCGTCTCGCAGACGGAAGCGGAAGTCGAGCGTCTGCACGAGATACTCGACACAACGCAGGTCGCCAAGTCCGGGCGGTTGCATTATGTGTTGGGGGAACTGCATCAAGGTTTTCGCTTTCGCGATGGGCAGCTTGTGCTGGTCAGCGGCAACGAGATCTTCCACCGCGGAGCTTTGCATCGCACCAAGACCAGGCGTCTGGGCAAGGTCATCGATAGCTTCCTCGACCTGAAGAAGGGAGACCTGGTCGTTCACCTGGGGCACGGCATCGGACGCTATCGTGGTTTGCGTCTGATCGAGAAGCAAGGGCACGCCGAAGAACACCTGGTGCTCGAGTTTCACGGCGAAACCAAGATCTTCGTCCCGGCTTCGAAGATCGATCTTGTTCAGAAGTACGTCGGCGGCAGCAAAACGCGGCCTCCCCTGGCCCGCATTGGCGGCGTTGTCTGGAAGAAGCAGAAAGAGAACGTCGAAAAAGCGGTTAAAGATCTCGCGGCCGATCTGCTGCAAGTTCAAGCCGAACGCAAGAGCCGACCGGGGATTGCCTTCGCGGAGGATACCCGCTGGCAGTACGAGTTCGATGCCTCGTTTCCCTATACGGAAACAGACGATCAAGTGCTGGCCATCGCTGCCATCAAGCAAGATATGATTCAGCCCCGGCCGATGGATCGCTTACTATGTGGTGACGTCGGTTTCGGGAAGACGGAAGTCGCGATGCGTGCCGCGTTCAAGGCGGTCGACAACGGCTACCAGGTGGCGGTCCTGGTACCAACGACCATCCTGGCCGAGCAGCACTACAAGAGCTTTCGTGAACGGATGGCCGAGTTCCCGTTCACCATTGCAAGACTTAGCCGCTTTGGCACCGCGAAAGAACAGCGAGAAGTCGTCGAGGGATTGAAGGGAGGCACCGTCGACGTCGTCATCGGTACGCACCGCCTGGCGTCGAAGGATATCGAGTTTCAAAACCTGGGCGTGGTGATCATCGACGAAGAACAACGCTTCGGCGTCGAGGTGAAAGAGCGACTGAAGCAGCTTCGCACGACCGTCGATGTGCTCACCATGACGGCGACTCCCATTCCGCGAACGCTGCATATGTCGCTGGTGGGGGTCCGCGACATTAGCAACCTGGAAACGGCGCCCAAGGATCGCATCGCGGTCGAGACGAAGGTTTCGCGATGGAATGACGAGCTGATTCGCCATGCGGTACTGCGTGAACTGAACCGCGGCGGGCAAGTCTATTTCGTTCACAACCGGGTGCAGGATATTCAGCTGGTCGCCGCGAAGCTCCAGCGCATCGTGCCGGAAGCCAAGATCGGGATCGGTCACGGGCAAATGGCCGAAGGTGCGCTCGAGCAGGTCATGGTCGACTTCATCGATGGAAAGTTCGATTTGCTGCTGGCGACGACGATCATCGAGAGCGGGCTCGACATTCCCAACGCGAACACCATTTTCGTCGACGAAGCCGATCGCTATGGCCTGGCTGACCTCCATCAACTGCGAGGTCGTGTCGGGCGGTCGCACCATCGCGGCTATTGCTATCTGCTGCTGGAGCCTGGCAAGCACCTGACGCCGATCGCTAGCAAACGCTTGCATGCGATCGAGGAATTCAGCCACATGGGGGCCGGGTTCGCCATTTCGATGCGCGACCTCGAAATTCGCGGTGCTGGCAATATTCTGGGGACGCAGCAAAGTGGTCACATCGCGACGGTTGGCTACGAACTGTATTGCCAGCTTCTGGAAAGTGCCGTGCGAAAGCTGCAGAAGATGCCGCCGAAGCTGACGATCGACGTCGACATCGATTTGCCGGTCGAAGCTTATTTGCCCGACGATTACGTCGGAGACATGCGGCAAAAGATCGATCTTTACCGGCGCATGACGCGCATCGCATCGGATGAGGATCTGAAGCAGATTGAAGACGAGATGCGAGATCGATTCGGGCCGACTCCTGAAGAGGTCGAAGAGCTGTTGCGGCTGGTTGCGCTGAAATTAGATGCCGCTTTTTGGCAGGTTTCCGCGATTTATGTCGAGGAAGAGGTCGATCAAACTTTTCTCGTCTTCGTATATACCAATGCGTCCAGGATCCAGCAGCTAGCAAAGCTGCGTGGCAAGAAGGTTCGTGTCGTCGACGAGACCCGAGCCTACATCCCGCTGCCGGATGCCAGCATGAACGGATCGGAATTGCTCGATTTTGCGAGAATGATGTTGCGTGCTAGTTAG
- a CDS encoding citrate synthase, which translates to MSDTAKLMIDGKEIELPVVVGSEDEKAVDISKLRGGTGYITLDEGYVNTGSTTSAITYLDGEAGILRYRGYPIEELAANCDFVEVMYLLIYGELPTEEQLTNFRNSIRRHTMLHEDMRSFYDGFPRDAHPMAILSSVVSALSTFYQDSLDPHDPQQVEVSIHRLLAKLPTIAAYSYKKSFGQPFIYPQNDLSYCENFLQMMFAVPSEPFHVDPDFVDALNLLLIVHADHEQNCSTSTVRMVGSADANLFASISAGISALWGPLHGGANEAVVNMLEEIIENGGDVDKYVELAKDKQSKVRLMGFGHRVYKNFDPRATIIKKACDRLLDKLDIKDPLFDVAQKLEHAALNDEYFVQRKLYPNVDFYSGVIYRAIGIPVQMFTVLFAMGRLPGWIAHWKEMHGSKTKRICRPRQVYTGETKREFIPIEKR; encoded by the coding sequence ATGTCCGATACTGCCAAGCTAATGATCGATGGGAAAGAAATCGAGCTGCCCGTAGTTGTGGGTAGTGAAGACGAAAAGGCGGTCGACATCTCGAAACTTCGTGGCGGGACCGGCTACATCACGCTGGACGAAGGGTACGTCAACACAGGCTCCACAACCAGCGCCATCACTTACCTGGACGGGGAAGCAGGTATCCTGCGTTATCGCGGCTACCCGATCGAAGAATTGGCTGCCAACTGTGACTTTGTCGAGGTCATGTATCTACTGATCTACGGCGAACTTCCCACCGAAGAACAGCTAACGAACTTCCGCAACTCGATTCGCCGTCACACGATGCTGCACGAGGACATGCGGTCGTTCTACGATGGCTTCCCACGCGACGCGCACCCGATGGCGATCCTGTCCAGCGTGGTCAGCGCCCTCTCGACGTTCTACCAGGATTCGCTCGACCCGCACGATCCGCAGCAGGTTGAAGTCTCAATCCACCGCCTACTGGCCAAATTGCCGACGATTGCAGCCTACAGCTACAAAAAGTCGTTTGGCCAACCATTCATCTATCCGCAGAACGACCTTTCTTACTGCGAAAACTTTCTGCAGATGATGTTCGCCGTTCCGAGCGAGCCGTTCCACGTCGACCCAGACTTCGTCGACGCGTTGAACCTGCTTTTGATCGTGCATGCCGATCACGAACAAAACTGCAGCACCTCGACCGTCCGCATGGTCGGTTCGGCCGATGCGAATCTTTTTGCTTCGATTTCCGCTGGCATTAGCGCCCTGTGGGGACCGCTGCACGGCGGTGCCAACGAAGCCGTGGTGAACATGCTGGAAGAGATCATCGAAAATGGCGGCGACGTCGATAAGTACGTGGAACTGGCCAAGGACAAGCAGAGCAAGGTCCGCCTGATGGGCTTTGGGCATCGCGTCTACAAGAACTTCGATCCCCGGGCCACGATCATCAAGAAGGCTTGTGACCGGCTGCTCGACAAGCTCGACATCAAGGACCCGTTGTTCGACGTCGCTCAGAAGCTCGAACATGCGGCGCTCAACGACGAATACTTCGTCCAACGCAAGCTTTACCCGAACGTTGACTTCTATTCCGGCGTGATCTACCGGGCGATCGGTATCCCGGTTCAGATGTTTACCGTGCTGTTCGCCATGGGGCGCCTGCCCGGCTGGATCGCCCACTGGAAAGAAATGCACGGTTCCAAGACCAAGCGTATCTGCCGTCCACGTCAGGTCTACACCGGCGAAACTAAGCGGGAATTCATCCCGATCGAGAAGCGATAG